Part of the Thermococcus sp. 18S1 genome, GGACCTGTATGATAGGGAAAGAGAACTTGAGGCGTTTAACGAGGCCTTGAAGCTCGGAGAGAGGCTTGTTCTCATCCTGGGCATACGACGTCTTGGAAAGAGCTCCCTACTCAACGTGGTCCTCTCAGAATCAAGCTATCCTTACGCCAAAATAGACGTTCGCTCCCTGTACTTCACTCACGGTTCCATTCCGCAGGAAATCCTCGCGAAAAGAATCCTGAGTTCGCTCATCGAATCCCTCCCTCCAAGTGGAAAGCTCAGGCTCGGCATGACGGAGGCACTTTCATCAATCCGGGGAATCCGTCTCTCGGGAGTTCACGTGGAGTTCGAGAAGAAGCCAGACTTAGCTGAAATCCTTGAAAAGGTGGACTCCTGGGCGGAGAGTGAAGGAAAACGGGTTATCATAGCATTTGACGAGGCCCAGTACCTCCGGCTCTCCGGCATACAGTACGATGGGCTGATAGCTTATGCCGTCGATAACCTTCCAAACTTAACCTTCGTTCTAACGGGCTCGGAGGTTGGAATGCTCCACGACTTCCTTGGCCTTGATAATCCCAAGAAACCGCTTTTCGGCAGGTACGCCAGGGAAATAACACTGGAGAGATTCAGCCGGGAACGGAGCATTGAGTTCCTTAAGGCGGGTTTCAAAGAGCTTGGAATCGATGTAAGCCCTTCGGAGCTCGAACGAGCCGTTGATAAACTCGACGGAATCGTGGGCTGGCTGAGCATGTACGGCTACCTCAGGGGAATCCGAAAGCTCCCGGAAAGGGATGCCTTGAATGAAGTGTTCCACAGGGCACAGGCTCTGGTATTGGAGGAACTTTCCTCCCTGCTTTCACACAGCAGGCGGTACGGGCTCATACTTAAGGCCGTTGCAATGGGCAACGAAAGGTGGAGCGATATAAAGGAGTATCTGGAGTTCAAAGCGGGCAGGATAAACGACTCAAAGTTCTCCAGTCTCCTGAAGAACCTGGTGAAGTACGGCTATCTGAATAAAAGCGCCGATGGGTACGTCATTCCCGACCCTGTTGTTGAGGAGGTCATTAAGGGCCTCCAACTTACCCCCGGGTAAGTTCCTTACCCCAGGGTAAGCCAATACCCTGACCAAGACGTTCCAGAAATGCGGAGGGAGGAGAACTCCAGCTGCCAATCAGAGTGCCCCCTCAAAATGGGCCGAAAATTAGGGGGTAAAAGATTCCAAGGGGCAGGAGGTTTCACCACTCCTCCTCTTCCTCGATAAGACCGTACTTCTCCAGCTCGCGGAGGAGCTTTCTGACGGCTTCCCAGGCGTCGTGCTCGCTCTTGGCTCCGGAGCAGACTATCTTTCCGGAGGAGAAGAGCAGTATCACAGCCCTCGGCTCCTTGACGCGGTAGATGACGCCGGGGAACTGCTCGGGTTCGTACTCACAGTTCGGCAGGCTCAGAGCGACGGCATCGAGGTTGAACTCCATGCCGATGTCGCCGCTGAAGACCATGTTCTGGATGTCTATCTGCGGGGCGCGGCCGAACTTGGCGCCTATCTTCTTGAGCATCTGGATGAGCTTGTTGACGGCGCGCTCTATGTCCTCGACGCTCTTGGCGCCGGTGACGACGAGCTTGCCTGAGCTGAATATCAGAAGAGCAACCTTGGGCTCCTCGAAGCGGCAGATTATGCCGGGGAACTCCTCGGGGTTGTACTTGGAGTTGGGGCAGATTTCAATAACCTTCTCAAGGTTGAGCTGCGTAAACAAATCAACAGAAGCGACGATGTTTTCAATTCTGAGCTTTACATTGCTCATATCTACCAAGGCTTACACCTCCAGATGGTGGGTTTAAAAACCCTTTATAAATGAGGCGGGTTGAGTTTTTAAAGGTTTAGGTCATGATGGCGAGGAGAGAGGAGGAAATGCACACAAGTGTTCAGGGAGAGATTGAAACTTTCTTAAGTGCCGGTAACTAAAAATCAAGAAGGCTTAAAAGGTGTTGGGCAGAGCTGGGGGTGGTGAGACCATGAGAAACACGATGGTTTTAGTAAGGACCGACAACTTCCAGAAGGCCAGCATAGCCCTCGCGGACCTGGTGCGCTACGGAGGAATGCAGATACGCGGCAGCCCGAGGATTATTCCCCCCGCTCTTTCGGACTGGGCGTTTGAGAAGATAAGCGGCGAGAAGCCGAGGAGGCGCTTCAGGGCCCACGTGATCGCCCAGATAGACCTCGCGCCGGCGAAGGCAATAGGAAGGCTTATGGACATACACCCGCCCGCTCACGTCCTCGTGATTCCCCCCGATACCGAAGTCTGGGAAGAGCTGATGCGCCTCTGGGGAACTTTCGAGAAGCTCAAAGGATTCCACCCGCCGAAGAGAACCAGAGCGGAGGAGCTGAGGAAGAAGCGCGAGAAAGAGATGGAGAACGAAGAACTGGATGAACTCTGACTCACTTCTTCTTCCGCTTCTTGATCTTGATGTTGGCTATGTCACCGAGCGTCGGCTCGTAGTCCTTCGGGATGCTCCTCTTCTCCAGAACCTCCTCCCCCGAGGTCTCGATGAGTTTTATTTTGAAGTACCTCTCCAGTTTTTTCGCTTCCTTTATCGTCGGCTCGCGGTGGCCATGGGCGATGGCGCGGAGGTCGTTCATGGAGAGCCCAATCTCATGGGAGAGCTCCTCGTAGCTCTTCCCAGAGCGCTGTATCGCCCTGTAAACCTTCTCCGCGTAATCCTCAACTATCTCTTCGGTGTAGAGCGGCCTCTCCGTCCTCGGCTTCGGAGCGGGCCTCGGTCTGGCCGGCCGTGAATAGGTTCTCCTCGTCGGTTGCCTGCCGGTCGGCATGATGCTGAACGTCCCTGGCTTCTTTCCACCGTATTTCTCGTAACAGCGGTTACAAACGAGAACCTCCGCCCCCTCTATCCGTATCCTGTGACCGGAACCTCTAATCGGCGCCCCACATACCTCGCAGTACCTTGGCTTGGCCTTCCCCATCTCAATCACCTTCTTGCTCCACTTAAGGCTGGGAGTCATGCTTTTTAAACCCCACGATGAGCTTATATCGATGGCGGAAGTTAAGATAGAGCGACTCCCCAAGCTTGACCAGGAGACGCTGGAAAGGCTCATCGAGATATACATGAGGGGTTACGAGGGCATGCGCGAGTACGGCGGCGAGGGGGAGAGCTACGCGAAGCGCTACCTTCGGTGGTGCTGGAACAAGGCTAAGGACGGCTTTTTCATCGCCAAGATCGGCGATGAGATAGCGGGCTTCATAGTCTGCGACGCGGACTGGTACAGCAAGTACGAGGGAAGAACCGTCGGGGCGGTCCACGAGTTCGTTCTCGACAAGAAGTTCCAGGGACACGGCATAGGCCACATGCTGATGGAGAAATGCCTGAGGTACCTCGCGGAACGCACCGACAGGGTGGAGCTGTGGGTCGGGGAGAAAAACGAGGGCGCCATCAGATTTTACGAGAACTACGGCTTTAAGAAAGTCGGTCAGAGCGGGATATGGGTGCGTATGGTCAAAGACCTGAGGAGGAACGATGCACCCCGAGAAAAAGGGAAGTAGGTGGTTTGATGTCCTGCATAAAACCGCCCGAACCCGAGAAGGTGATGAACTTGAAAGAGGAGAGTTTCATACGCGAAGGTAAAGGCAGGCTGAAGGTCGTTATAGAGAGCGAGGGAGAGATCATGGAAACGACCGTCAAAGGCTCCCTGAAGAGCGTCGACGAGATAGCGGAGATGCTGGGCGTAGATGCTAGGGACGGGAAGATAGAGGCCATCGTCGATGGTGTGAAGATCAACGCCGAGCGCGGGAAGCTGGAGATGGAGTTCGAGAACGGTGACAGGCTGAGAATTGAAAAGGCATAAAAGAAGACAGAAAGGCCTTCACTTCACAGGCGGCCTGAACTTGTAGCCGTAGAGGATTATTCCGTCCTCCTCGAACTCCCTTATCTTCTTGGTGACGACCTCGACCTCCATTCCGAAGTCTATCTCCTCGGGGTCAACGTCGGTCAGCTGGGCGAGTACTATGGGCCCCTCCTCAAGCTCTATCAGTGCCAGCGGGAAGGGCTTGTAGTACTCGAAGCCGCTCGGCGGGTTTCTGACTATCGTCCAGCTGATGACCTTGCCCTTTCCGCTCAGCTCGATTTCCTCGACGTTTCTTGAGCCGCAGACAGGGCAGATCGACCTCTTCGGGAAGTGGACGTGGCCGTTCTCGCATTTTCCACCTATGAGCATGTACTTCTCACGGAAATGCCTCCAGTAACGGGAAACCTGCATCGGGCGCGCCATTTCAGACCCTCCTAAAGACGTTGACCGTTATGTTCGAACCGGTTCCACCTATGTTCTGGGTCAGGCCGATTTCCGCATCGGGCACCTGGCTCGGCGCCTCACCGCGGAGCTGGAGGACGGCCTCAACAGTCTGGTAAACGCCGGTGGCTCCAACGGGGTGTCCCCTCGCCTTGAGACCTCCCATGGTCTGTATTGGATAGTCGGCGTCAATGGCTATCTGTCCCTCCTTGGCCAGCTTCGCTCCCTCTCCCTTCTTCGCGGCGCCGAGGGCTTCAAGGCTTAAAGCGGCCATGACGGTGAATGCATCGTGGACCTCGAAGAAGTCGATGTCCTTCGGCTCAACGCCGGCCATCTTGTAGGCCCTCTCCGCGGCGACCTTTGCCGCCTTGAGGGTGAGCAGGTCTTCCCTGCTGGCGAGGCTTATGGTGTCTATGGCGCGCCCCATTCCGGCAACCTCGACCCACTTCTCCTTCGGAACACCAAGCTCCTTTGCCTTCTCCGGCGTGGTGATTATAACAGATGCCGCACCGTCGCAGACCGGCGAGGCGTCGAAGAGCTTAAGCGGGTCGGCAACGTAGGGGCTCTTGAGGACGGTCTCGACCTTAATCGGGCGCTTGAACATGGCGTAGGGGTTCTTGGCACCGTTGGCGTGCGCGTTAACTGCGAAGAGCGCCAGATCCTCCTCGGTGTAGCCGTAGGTCTTCATGTAGTAGCGCATCACGAGCGCGTTGAGAGCCACGAAGCTCGCCCCGTGGAAGAGTTCCCACTCGGCATCTGCCGCGTAGGCCAAATAGCGGGTCGCGTCGCTTGGCCAGGCGTCGGTCATCTTCTCGACGCCAACCACAGCAACCACGTCTTCCAGCCCGCTGAGGACGGCCTTAACGCCCTCCTGAACGGCGGCACCACCACTGGCACAGGCGGCCTCGATTTTCACGGCCGGGATGTTTCCGAGTCCCGCCCAGTCGGCTATGAGCGCGCCCAGGTTCTCCTGCTCAACGAATGGGCCGGAAATCATGTTTCCGACGTAGAGTGAATCGACCTTGTCTATTCCAGCGTCATCCATAGCGTTGAGGAGCGCCTCGACTGCGAGGTCCCTCAATCCGAGCTTCCAGTGCTCACCAACCGGGGTCATACCGGCACCGATTATGACTGCCTTCCTCATCTCAACCACCTCACATGATGAACTTTCTCCTCGCCTTCGCGTAGAGGGCGTAGTCGATGTACTTCTTCCTGTTCACGTAGTCCATGGTCTTCGGAGCCAGCTCACGCTTCTCCTCGATGGCATCCTGAACGACTATGCTGAAGGCGTCGCTTCCCGCGCCGGAGCCAAAGCTGACCCACAGAATCCTGTCGCCGGGCTTGGCTATGTCGAGAACCGCCGAAACACCGACCATCGTTGCACCGCTGTAGGTGTTTCCGATGATTCCAGTGAGCAGACCTGGGAGAACCTTCTCCTTCGGGATTCCAAGGATTTTGGCAACGGTGAGCGGGAACTTGACGTTCGGCTGGTGGAAGACGGCGTAGTCGAAGTCGTCCACCGTGAGACCGAGCTCCTCCATGAGGGTCTTGGCCGCGTTGACTATGTGGTGGAAGTAGGCCGGCTCGCCGGTGAACCTGTTTCCGTGCCTCGGGTAGTGCTCGTGTTGCCTTCTCCAGAAGTCGGGCGTGTCGGTAACGTATGAATAGCTGCCCTCGAAGTAGGCGACGGTCTCGCTGCTTTTCTCGCCGACTATGAATGCCGCTCCACCGGCACCGGCGGTGAACTCAAGGTGGTCGCCGGGCCTTCCCTGGGCGGTATCCGCTCCAATGGCCATGGCGTAGTCGACCATCTCGGAGCCGACGAAGCCTATGGCAGTCTGCAGGGCCTCGGTTCCGGCCTTACATGCGAACTCAAAGTCGGCCGTGCTTACATCGGGGGTGGCGCCGATTGCCTCAGCTATGACAGTGCCTGTGGGCTTGACCGCGTAGGGCTTGCTCTCGCTTCCGAACCAGACGGCCCTGATGAGCGCCGGCTCTATCCGGGCCCTCCTGAGTGCGTTTCTCGCGGCCTCAATTCCTATCGTGAGCGCATCCTCATCGAGACCGGGAACGGCCTTCTCCTGTATCGGGAAGCTGGAAACTCCCCAGACTCTTCCTATCTCTTCGGCCTTGATTCTATACATCGGGACGTAGGCACCGTAGCCGACGATGCCGACTTCGCGCCTTGGCTTCAGGAGCTTTTTCATGGGGCATCACCTACAAAAGCTGAACGTAACTCCGCCTAAGGTTAATGGGCGAGTTATAAAAGTCTTTCGGTAAAAGTAAAAGGTTTTTTCGACGATTAGCGATAAAAAAGGACGGAAAACGAAAGACGCCTTTATGGTTTCCTCACAACAAACAGCGCGTGGTCCTTCTCGTAGGGCTCGAGTGAAAGCCTCTCAACGACCTCGAAGTAGCTCGCGAGCTCCCTCTC contains:
- a CDS encoding ATP-binding protein, with product MLFDLQPKTRKEDLYDRERELEAFNEALKLGERLVLILGIRRLGKSSLLNVVLSESSYPYAKIDVRSLYFTHGSIPQEILAKRILSSLIESLPPSGKLRLGMTEALSSIRGIRLSGVHVEFEKKPDLAEILEKVDSWAESEGKRVIIAFDEAQYLRLSGIQYDGLIAYAVDNLPNLTFVLTGSEVGMLHDFLGLDNPKKPLFGRYAREITLERFSRERSIEFLKAGFKELGIDVSPSELERAVDKLDGIVGWLSMYGYLRGIRKLPERDALNEVFHRAQALVLEELSSLLSHSRRYGLILKAVAMGNERWSDIKEYLEFKAGRINDSKFSSLLKNLVKYGYLNKSADGYVIPDPVVEEVIKGLQLTPG
- a CDS encoding TATA-box-binding protein, which gives rise to MVDMSNVKLRIENIVASVDLFTQLNLEKVIEICPNSKYNPEEFPGIICRFEEPKVALLIFSSGKLVVTGAKSVEDIERAVNKLIQMLKKIGAKFGRAPQIDIQNMVFSGDIGMEFNLDAVALSLPNCEYEPEQFPGVIYRVKEPRAVILLFSSGKIVCSGAKSEHDAWEAVRKLLRELEKYGLIEEEEEW
- a CDS encoding DUF356 domain-containing protein, which translates into the protein MRNTMVLVRTDNFQKASIALADLVRYGGMQIRGSPRIIPPALSDWAFEKISGEKPRRRFRAHVIAQIDLAPAKAIGRLMDIHPPAHVLVIPPDTEVWEELMRLWGTFEKLKGFHPPKRTRAEELRKKREKEMENEELDEL
- a CDS encoding multiprotein bridging factor aMBF1, whose amino-acid sequence is MGKAKPRYCEVCGAPIRGSGHRIRIEGAEVLVCNRCYEKYGGKKPGTFSIMPTGRQPTRRTYSRPARPRPAPKPRTERPLYTEEIVEDYAEKVYRAIQRSGKSYEELSHEIGLSMNDLRAIAHGHREPTIKEAKKLERYFKIKLIETSGEEVLEKRSIPKDYEPTLGDIANIKIKKRKKK
- a CDS encoding GNAT family N-acetyltransferase, which gives rise to MAEVKIERLPKLDQETLERLIEIYMRGYEGMREYGGEGESYAKRYLRWCWNKAKDGFFIAKIGDEIAGFIVCDADWYSKYEGRTVGAVHEFVLDKKFQGHGIGHMLMEKCLRYLAERTDRVELWVGEKNEGAIRFYENYGFKKVGQSGIWVRMVKDLRRNDAPREKGK
- a CDS encoding Zn-ribbon domain-containing OB-fold protein — encoded protein: MARPMQVSRYWRHFREKYMLIGGKCENGHVHFPKRSICPVCGSRNVEEIELSGKGKVISWTIVRNPPSGFEYYKPFPLALIELEEGPIVLAQLTDVDPEEIDFGMEVEVVTKKIREFEEDGIILYGYKFRPPVK
- a CDS encoding thiolase domain-containing protein, whose protein sequence is MRKAVIIGAGMTPVGEHWKLGLRDLAVEALLNAMDDAGIDKVDSLYVGNMISGPFVEQENLGALIADWAGLGNIPAVKIEAACASGGAAVQEGVKAVLSGLEDVVAVVGVEKMTDAWPSDATRYLAYAADAEWELFHGASFVALNALVMRYYMKTYGYTEEDLALFAVNAHANGAKNPYAMFKRPIKVETVLKSPYVADPLKLFDASPVCDGAASVIITTPEKAKELGVPKEKWVEVAGMGRAIDTISLASREDLLTLKAAKVAAERAYKMAGVEPKDIDFFEVHDAFTVMAALSLEALGAAKKGEGAKLAKEGQIAIDADYPIQTMGGLKARGHPVGATGVYQTVEAVLQLRGEAPSQVPDAEIGLTQNIGGTGSNITVNVFRRV
- a CDS encoding hydroxymethylglutaryl-CoA synthase: MKKLLKPRREVGIVGYGAYVPMYRIKAEEIGRVWGVSSFPIQEKAVPGLDEDALTIGIEAARNALRRARIEPALIRAVWFGSESKPYAVKPTGTVIAEAIGATPDVSTADFEFACKAGTEALQTAIGFVGSEMVDYAMAIGADTAQGRPGDHLEFTAGAGGAAFIVGEKSSETVAYFEGSYSYVTDTPDFWRRQHEHYPRHGNRFTGEPAYFHHIVNAAKTLMEELGLTVDDFDYAVFHQPNVKFPLTVAKILGIPKEKVLPGLLTGIIGNTYSGATMVGVSAVLDIAKPGDRILWVSFGSGAGSDAFSIVVQDAIEEKRELAPKTMDYVNRKKYIDYALYAKARRKFIM